The nucleotide window TTTGATCCTAGGCCTGTTCTTCTATAATCTTCAGAAACAGCCATGTATCTAATTTGAGCTTCATATTTATTAATTAAATGAATTCTACCAGTTCCAATTATTTTTAACTCATTAGTCATAGCTATTAAATGGAACCCTTGATCTTCAAATTGATCTTTTAAAGAATCTAATGGCATATTCCAAGGTTTACGTAATAATTCCCATCTAAATGAAAAATATTTACTCCATTCTTGTTTTGTTTCTGGCGACTTGATGATGTAATTCATTTAATTAATATCAATAAATATGATGAGTGAACGCGATAATATTTATATTTCCGATAAAGTAAAGGATATTCCTTTTGCTTTTAATGAGGAAGTAACCAAAGTTTTTGAAGACATGATTAATAGGTCTGTTCCTGGATATCAGTCTTCTCTAAAATTAGTCCGGGAATTTGGAAGGAAATATATTAGACCCGATACCAATATATATGATCTAGGTTGTTCATTAGGAGCTGCCACAGAGTCTCTTTTATTAGTGCCTATGATAAATAATAAGATTTTAGCAGTTGATAATTCGAGGCACATGATAAGAATGTGTAAAGAAAGGTTTCTTAAGAGTGCAGAAAATACTCAAGTAGAGTTTATATTAAGTGATGTTAGGGAAGTGGTTTTATCAAATGCATCATTGGTTATAGTGAACTACTTAATGCAATTTCTAGCTATTAAAGAACGTAAAGATTTGATTCGTATAATTTATGAATCATTAGTAGATGAAGGGGCGTGCATAATTTCTGAAAAAATACATTTTAAGTCCATAATGAGAACTAATTTAATAAGGGACATCCATCATAGTTTTAAATTAGAAAATGGTTATTCTGATCTTGAGGTTGCCAGGAAAAGAGATGCCTTAGATGGTGTTTTGATAACAGAAACAGAGCAAGACCACATTAAAAGAATTAAATCAATTGGCTTTAAAAGGGTTATGAAGATTATGAGTAATTTAAATTTTATTACATTACTATGTGTTAAATAGATGGGAAGATTAAATCCGGCCTGGAAGGAATTAATAAATAGCTATGATCTAAATCCTTATTTAAATAAAAAGGATAAAAGAATAGATAGTTGGGTAAAGTTACTATCTGATTTACCTCATATGCAGCCTTCTAAGATAAATTTAGATAAGTCTGTTTCTATAGCTGGCGACTGGCAAGAAGAAGATAGAGAATTAACTAAGAACCTTCTTTTAAATTTAATTCCATGGCGGAAAGGGCCTTTTGATATTCAAGGAATTTTTATAGACAGCGAGTGGAATTCAGACCTGAAATGGAAAAGGTTTTTAGAGTTAGATGTAGATTTAAACTCTAGTAATATTTTAGATGTAGGATCTGGTAACGGATATTATGGTTTTAGGATGTTAGGCTCAGGTGCTAATTTAGTGGTCTGTCTAGAACCAAACTTGAATCATTTCACTCAGTTCCTTGCAATTAATAAATTCATTAAATCAGATAGAATTAACATGATACCTTCAAGAATAGAGGAATTAGGTTTTATCAGTAATTGTTTTGATATTGTTTTTAGTATGGGGCTTCTTTATCATCAAAGAGACCCATTACAACATTTAAAAGATCTTAAAGCCCATTTGAAACCAGGAGGGAGAATAGTTTTAGAGACAATAATTGCGCCTGATTGTTATGGAGAAGTTTTGGTCCCTAAAGGTAAATATTCCAACATGCCTAATGTTTGGTTTCTTCATACTATTTTAGGTATAGAGAAACTTGTTAAAAAAGTAAATCTATCTATAGATAATGTTTCTAAATCTTTAATAACAAGCATAGATGAGCAAAGTTCATCAGATTGGATGCCATTTAGATCATTAAAAGATGGATTAGATCCTGATTCAACTCTTAAGACCATAGAGGGATATCCAAGACCAGAAAGAATTTTCTTTATATTGAGTTAAAATTTTATGAATCTGAGTAATCAACTACCTTACCTACCCATCTATCTACAAGTAAATAAGCTAATTGACTATTATTCTTAGACATTTCTATTGCTTCTATTTGTGCCTGTTCTAAGAGTTCTGAATCTCTTATAGGATCTGCTATTTTTAGATCCATCATCCCAGACTGTCTTGTTCCATATATCTCGCCAGCTCCTCTAAGTTCCAAATCCTTTTCGGCAATTGCAAAACCATCATTATTAGTTTCCATAATTTCAATTCTTTCTTTAGCAATAACACTTAAAGGTTCTTTGTATAATAGTAGGCAGTGAGATCTAGAATTAGCTTTTCTGCCTACTCTCCCCCTGAGCTGATGGAGTTGAGATAGACCTAGTCTCTCAGCATTTTCTATAATCATTAGATTAGCTTCTGGAACATCTACACCAACTTCTATCACTGTAGTACAAACTAATAGTTGGATTTTCCCATCTCTGAAATTATTAATTACTTGATCTTTTTCTTTCTTCTTTAATTTACCATGAACTAGACCTATTTTAATTTCTGGTAAAGTCATCAATAGTTCTTTGAACAAATCTTCTGCAGATTGAGCTTCTAATTCCTCTGATTCATCTATAAGAGTACAAACCCAGTAAACCTTTTGCCCTTCACTACATACTTCTTGTATTCTCTTTGAGATCTTATCCCTCATCGAATTAGGTCTGGCACTTGTTTCTATTGGTATTCGTCCTGGAGGCATTTCATCAATTGTAGAAACCTCTAACGAACCATAGACAGTCATTGCTAAGGTCCGTGGTATAGGTGTGGCAGTCATGATAAGTTGATGTGAGCTATTTTCTTTAGAACCACCTTTTTGTAATAAAGAGAATCTTTGATGAACACCGAACCTTTGTTGCTCATCTATTAGAGTTAGGCCAAGTTTATGAAAAATAACATCTGGTTGAAATAATGCATGAGTTCCTATTAGGATATCTATATCACCTTCATAGAGTTTTTTGACAATCTGTTTCCTTTTTACACTGGTTGTAGACCCTGTTAATAAAGACACTTTGATACCAAGGTCATTAAACCAATTAGCAAGATTTGCATGATGTTGTTCGGCTAGTATTTCTGTTGGGCACATTAAGGCAGTCTGGAATTTATTTTCTGAAGCATGCAAAGCTGCTAAAGCGCCTACAACTGTCTTTCCAGAGCCTACATCACCTTGAAGGAGCCTCCTCATAGGTGATTTACCTTTTAGATCATTTAGAATTTCAGACCAAGAATTTTTCTGACTAGAAGTTAGATTAAAGCCTAGTTTATTTAAGAAGGAGTCTTCTTTTTTTGAATTCAAGGGCAATGCTGGACCATTTCTAGCATCATTTTCTTTTTTTAAGATCCCTGAACATAGCATATGAGCTATGAGCTCTTGATAAATTAATTGTCTTTGAGCCGGATGCTTACCTAGAGAAAGTATCCCAATATCAGTATCTGCTGGAGGGTTGTGAATAAATAATAAGGCGTCAAGTATAGAGCCATATTGAGTGAATTTTTTTGTTTCCCAATGCTGATTTAGTAAATTATATTTCTCTGCATAAGAAAGACCATTTCTTATGAGGTTTCTAAGTCTACCTTGTTTTAAATTATCAGTTGTTGGGTAAATTGGAGTAAAACTATTCTCAATGTTTGGAATGTAATCTTTATTAAAGACTTGATAGGTTGGGTGTATCAATTCTTTTCCATTAGGTCTATGGTGTAAGGTTCCGTAACATCTAACTATCTTACCTATTGAAAGATTATTCTTCTGTGCCATTGCAAAATGGAACATTCTTATTTTAAATGAGCCCGTACCGTCATAAAGTTCAACAATTAACATTCTTCTGCCTCGAAATACAATTTGGCAAGAAGTTATTTCACCTTGAAATAATCCGGTCACCCCTTCTAGTGCATCTGCAACATATGTTATTTTTGTTCTGTCTTCGTATCTATAGGGAAGGTGGAATAAGGCATCTTCAATAGTTTGAATATTTAGCCTTAATAATGATTCATAAACCTTAGGACCTACTCCTTTTAGTTTTGATATAGAGCTAAGAGAATTTCTCCCAGAGGTCATTAGAAGCTATATGTGCTGTCTTTAATAATCACTCCTTCAACTTCTATTAAAGCATCCAAAGGCAATTTAGAAACCTCTATCGCAGCTCTGGCTGGATAAGGCTCTTTAAATAATAAAGTCATTATTTCATTTACTAAAGGGTAGATAGCTAAATCTTTTAAGTAAATATTAATTTTTACTATGTCATCAAATGTTGAATCAGCTGCTTTACAAACTGCTTCAAGATTTTTAAAAACTTGTTTGATCTGGGCCTCTTCACCTTGGACTAGTTTCATTGTTTTTGGATCCAAGGGTATTTGCCCAGATAGATAAACAATATTTCCCATCGCTATTGCCTGTGAATAAGGTCCTATTGCTTTTGGGGCATCCGAGCTTTCAATTTTTTTTCTGTTAACCATTTTTTATAGAATTAGTGAATAGTACTAATATTTCTCATTTCTTGAGAGTGCACTCTAGTTACTGAATGCACAGCTCTTAACGATCTAATTTTCCTCATAATTTTTGCAAGGTGAATTCTATTCAACACTTCTATTGTAAGAAAGAATTCAATTTCCTCCAAAGATTTTGCAAGACTCTGGATAGATTCTATATTGGTATCCGAGTTTGAGATAGCCGAAGCAATAGTTGCTAAGAGAGCTGTTTCATCTATTGCGAGGATTCTTATTTCAGCAGAAAATCCTTTTTTAAGTTCTGGTTGCCAGTTAACAGGAAAGCATTGAGTAGGATCTTCTCTTATAGATAAAATATTTTTACATCTTTCTTGGTGGACAACCATTCCCCTTTCTGTAGTGAAATGAGCTATGACAGAATCTCCCGGTATAGGTTTGCAACAAGTACCATAGTTAACAACTAAACCCTCTGAACCTGTTATCTCCATCGGAATTGTTTCTTCAGTAAGCGAATTAGATTTGCCAAGTCTAGCTAGCATTTGGTGTGTCACAACATTTACAGTTCTTTCTCCAAGTCCTATTTCTTCAAGAAGCTTATTTAAGGAGCTAACTCCTATATGATCTAGCGCTGCTCTTAAATCAAGCTTAGTTATGCTTTTAAGTTTTATATTAGACGACTCAAGAGATTGTTCCAAAAGCTTCTTGCCGAATATCTTAGCCTCAGAGGTTTTTAAGTTTTTTAAGTAGTGTTTTATACTCGTCCTTGCTCTTGCAGTTCTAGCAAAATTTAGCCATGCAGGATTTGTTTGTGATAAATTATCTCTTATTATTTCTATAGTTTGTCCACTCTCTAAAGGGACACTAAGAGGGGCTAGTCTTTTATTAATTCTGCAAGATTGGCAGTGATGGCCTATGTCAGTGTGAACAGCAAAAGCAAAATCAATGGGAGTAGAACCTTCTGGCATTTCAATAATATCTCCTTCAGGCGTAAAAACATAAATATCTTTTGGGAATAAATCAGATTTAATTGTTTCAACAAACTCTTTTGAATCATTGGTAGCTTCTCTCATCTCAAGAAGTTCCGCAACCCATCTCCGGGCTTTATTTTGAGGAATAGAATCTTGTTTTTCACCAGACTTATAAAGCCAATGAGAAGCTATGCCATTTTGCGCTAAATCATCCATTTCTTTAGTTTTTATTTGAATTTCAATAGGCTGACCTTCTAGTCCAAAAATACCAGTATGAACAGATTGATATCCATTAGATTTAGGTATTGCAATATAGTCTTTAAATCTCCCCTCTATGGGCTTGTACAAGGCATGTATTAACCCTAATGTCTTATAACAATCCGAAATTTCTTCAACAATTATTTTTATGGCATAAGTATCCATTATTTCCTGGAAAGATCTTCTTCTTTCTTTCATCTTTCTATAGATGCTATACAAGTGTTTTTCCCTTCCTTCAACAATAGCTAAGATATCTTGATCATTTAGTTTTTTTTCGATAGCTTTTAACATTCTATTTAC belongs to SAR86 cluster bacterium and includes:
- a CDS encoding GNAT family N-acetyltransferase → MNYIIKSPETKQEWSKYFSFRWELLRKPWNMPLDSLKDQFEDQGFHLIAMTNELKIIGTGRIHLINKYEAQIRYMAVSEDYRRTGLGSKILAELEKEAENHNVHKIILNARNNALDFYRSLKYIETGPYESDTGIPHTRMEKEISLLD
- the cmoA gene encoding carboxy-S-adenosyl-L-methionine synthase CmoA; this translates as MSERDNIYISDKVKDIPFAFNEEVTKVFEDMINRSVPGYQSSLKLVREFGRKYIRPDTNIYDLGCSLGAATESLLLVPMINNKILAVDNSRHMIRMCKERFLKSAENTQVEFILSDVREVVLSNASLVIVNYLMQFLAIKERKDLIRIIYESLVDEGACIISEKIHFKSIMRTNLIRDIHHSFKLENGYSDLEVARKRDALDGVLITETEQDHIKRIKSIGFKRVMKIMSNLNFITLLCVK
- the cmoB gene encoding tRNA 5-methoxyuridine(34)/uridine 5-oxyacetic acid(34) synthase CmoB gives rise to the protein MGRLNPAWKELINSYDLNPYLNKKDKRIDSWVKLLSDLPHMQPSKINLDKSVSIAGDWQEEDRELTKNLLLNLIPWRKGPFDIQGIFIDSEWNSDLKWKRFLELDVDLNSSNILDVGSGNGYYGFRMLGSGANLVVCLEPNLNHFTQFLAINKFIKSDRINMIPSRIEELGFISNCFDIVFSMGLLYHQRDPLQHLKDLKAHLKPGGRIVLETIIAPDCYGEVLVPKGKYSNMPNVWFLHTILGIEKLVKKVNLSIDNVSKSLITSIDEQSSSDWMPFRSLKDGLDPDSTLKTIEGYPRPERIFFILS
- the recG gene encoding ATP-dependent DNA helicase RecG produces the protein MTSGRNSLSSISKLKGVGPKVYESLLRLNIQTIEDALFHLPYRYEDRTKITYVADALEGVTGLFQGEITSCQIVFRGRRMLIVELYDGTGSFKIRMFHFAMAQKNNLSIGKIVRCYGTLHHRPNGKELIHPTYQVFNKDYIPNIENSFTPIYPTTDNLKQGRLRNLIRNGLSYAEKYNLLNQHWETKKFTQYGSILDALLFIHNPPADTDIGILSLGKHPAQRQLIYQELIAHMLCSGILKKENDARNGPALPLNSKKEDSFLNKLGFNLTSSQKNSWSEILNDLKGKSPMRRLLQGDVGSGKTVVGALAALHASENKFQTALMCPTEILAEQHHANLANWFNDLGIKVSLLTGSTTSVKRKQIVKKLYEGDIDILIGTHALFQPDVIFHKLGLTLIDEQQRFGVHQRFSLLQKGGSKENSSHQLIMTATPIPRTLAMTVYGSLEVSTIDEMPPGRIPIETSARPNSMRDKISKRIQEVCSEGQKVYWVCTLIDESEELEAQSAEDLFKELLMTLPEIKIGLVHGKLKKKEKDQVINNFRDGKIQLLVCTTVIEVGVDVPEANLMIIENAERLGLSQLHQLRGRVGRKANSRSHCLLLYKEPLSVIAKERIEIMETNNDGFAIAEKDLELRGAGEIYGTRQSGMMDLKIADPIRDSELLEQAQIEAIEMSKNNSQLAYLLVDRWVGKVVDYSDS
- a CDS encoding Rid family detoxifying hydrolase, translated to MVNRKKIESSDAPKAIGPYSQAIAMGNIVYLSGQIPLDPKTMKLVQGEEAQIKQVFKNLEAVCKAADSTFDDIVKINIYLKDLAIYPLVNEIMTLLFKEPYPARAAIEVSKLPLDALIEVEGVIIKDSTYSF
- a CDS encoding bifunctional (p)ppGpp synthetase/guanosine-3',5'-bis(diphosphate) 3'-pyrophosphohydrolase, producing MESIDALTEKLGSYLKAKEIELVKKAYNFASQAHTGQYRSSGDPYVSHPIAVANILSSFQMDQDSISAAMLHDVMEDSGTPKNVIEKEFNKNVATLVDGVSKLDKLQTSSRQEAQAENLQKMILAMASDIRVIVVKLADRLHNMRTIEYLNKEKQLRIAKETLEIYAPIAHRIGMNNVYRELEDLAFKSIYPTRAKRLQRTVKKNVGGKKRLVNRMLKAIEKKLNDQDILAIVEGREKHLYSIYRKMKERRRSFQEIMDTYAIKIIVEEISDCYKTLGLIHALYKPIEGRFKDYIAIPKSNGYQSVHTGIFGLEGQPIEIQIKTKEMDDLAQNGIASHWLYKSGEKQDSIPQNKARRWVAELLEMREATNDSKEFVETIKSDLFPKDIYVFTPEGDIIEMPEGSTPIDFAFAVHTDIGHHCQSCRINKRLAPLSVPLESGQTIEIIRDNLSQTNPAWLNFARTARARTSIKHYLKNLKTSEAKIFGKKLLEQSLESSNIKLKSITKLDLRAALDHIGVSSLNKLLEEIGLGERTVNVVTHQMLARLGKSNSLTEETIPMEITGSEGLVVNYGTCCKPIPGDSVIAHFTTERGMVVHQERCKNILSIREDPTQCFPVNWQPELKKGFSAEIRILAIDETALLATIASAISNSDTNIESIQSLAKSLEEIEFFLTIEVLNRIHLAKIMRKIRSLRAVHSVTRVHSQEMRNISTIH